One genomic segment of Rivularia sp. PCC 7116 includes these proteins:
- a CDS encoding nucleotidyltransferase family protein: MKRDEVLAIVEKHREQLQTMGVKSLDLFGSVARNEARENSDVDFFVEFNRQVGLFEFIKVKLYLEDILGCSVDIGTLDTLRENLREPVIKDVMPAF; the protein is encoded by the coding sequence ATGAAACGCGATGAAGTTCTAGCAATTGTTGAAAAGCATCGAGAACAATTGCAAACAATGGGAGTAAAATCTCTAGATTTATTTGGTTCAGTTGCACGGAATGAAGCGCGAGAAAACAGCGATGTAGATTTTTTTGTAGAATTTAATCGTCAGGTTGGATTATTTGAGTTTATCAAAGTAAAGCTTTACTTAGAAGATATTTTAGGATGTTCTGTAGATATTGGAACTTTAGACACTTTGCGAGAAAATTTAAGAGAACCTGTGATTAAGGATGTGATGCCTGCCTTCTAG
- a CDS encoding DUF86 domain-containing protein, translating to MVQAINSIQNRVADLTFSEFQNNETIAKAVFYDFLIIGEAAINIPPEIQLRYPNIPWRVVADMRNVMAHEYFQVNQRIVWNTIENNLAELMRQLEELIAEEEFLNFIGLTQPAHFSCRVL from the coding sequence ATGGTACAAGCGATTAACTCAATTCAGAATCGTGTAGCTGATTTAACATTTAGCGAGTTTCAAAATAATGAGACAATCGCAAAAGCTGTTTTCTATGACTTTCTAATTATCGGAGAAGCAGCAATAAATATTCCTCCCGAAATTCAATTGCGTTATCCTAATATTCCTTGGCGCGTTGTTGCTGATATGAGGAATGTGATGGCTCATGAATATTTTCAAGTAAATCAAAGAATTGTTTGGAACACGATTGAAAATAATCTTGCTGAATTAATGCGTCAATTGGAGGAATTAATAGCAGAAGAAGAATTTTTAAATTTTATAGGACTTACGCAACCGGCACATTTTTCTTGTAGGGTGCTGTGA
- a CDS encoding PadR family transcriptional regulator, with translation MSLAHTILATLGSKSYSGYDLWKKFSQTSKYYWQATQQQIYRELGKLEKEGAIISELIPQEGRPNKKLYRVTDTGIEKLKNWLVEPAEPMSIREELLVKVIASQLVSKSVILQEIERHRQIHLQKLSEYQEIKQREFPDTSQLSYQKKCLYVTLRCGIRYETYRIEWCEEAIELLSED, from the coding sequence ATGTCACTAGCGCACACAATCTTGGCAACCCTAGGTTCCAAATCCTACAGTGGTTATGATTTATGGAAAAAATTTTCTCAAACCAGTAAATATTATTGGCAAGCAACCCAACAACAGATATATAGAGAATTAGGAAAATTAGAAAAAGAAGGTGCAATAATATCAGAATTAATTCCTCAAGAAGGTCGTCCGAATAAAAAGCTTTATCGGGTTACAGATACAGGGATAGAAAAACTGAAAAATTGGTTAGTAGAACCAGCAGAACCGATGTCAATTCGTGAAGAGTTGCTGGTTAAAGTAATAGCATCTCAATTAGTTTCTAAATCTGTAATTTTGCAAGAAATTGAACGTCATCGTCAAATTCACTTGCAAAAGTTGTCCGAATATCAAGAAATAAAACAGCGAGAATTTCCCGATACTTCCCAATTGTCTTACCAAAAAAAATGTCTTTATGTGACTTTGCGCTGCGGTATTCGTTATGAAACTTATCGGATTGAGTGGTGTGAAGAAGCGATTGAGTTATTGAGTGAAGATTGA
- a CDS encoding SMI1/KNR4 family protein, giving the protein MSDLTDALNRIFDWLKKHPSEKYASVDVLQPGLSYEEIEIKVADLPFKLPEEVYELYQWRNGTCEGEEDFSKFFNGYAFLSLESAIEEYEELNWKSYWFPIFYLDSRDYLVVSCKSEELAPISRIYLGGGEDGELLFSSFTEMMFIIANSYESKAYL; this is encoded by the coding sequence ATGTCAGATTTAACAGATGCTTTAAATAGAATTTTTGATTGGTTGAAAAAACATCCTTCGGAAAAATACGCTTCGGTAGATGTTTTGCAACCGGGATTAAGCTATGAGGAAATTGAGATAAAGGTTGCTGATTTACCTTTTAAGTTACCAGAGGAAGTTTACGAACTTTATCAGTGGAGAAATGGGACTTGTGAAGGTGAGGAAGATTTCTCAAAATTTTTCAATGGTTATGCTTTCTTATCTTTGGAGTCAGCAATTGAAGAATACGAAGAATTGAATTGGAAATCGTATTGGTTCCCGATTTTTTATTTAGATTCGCGAGATTATCTGGTGGTGTCGTGCAAATCTGAAGAGTTAGCACCTATATCGAGAATTTATTTAGGAGGAGGAGAAGATGGAGAATTACTATTTTCAAGTTTTACAGAGATGATGTTTATAATAGCAAATAGTTATGAATCAAAAGCTTATTTATAA
- the groES gene encoding co-chaperone GroES — protein MAAVSLSVSTVKPLGDRVFVKVNPSEEKTAGGLYLPDTAKEKPQVGEVVAVGDGKMKDDGGRQSVDVKVGDKVLYSKYAGTDIKLGTDEYVLLSEKDILAIVS, from the coding sequence ATGGCAGCTGTATCTCTAAGCGTATCTACAGTAAAACCTTTGGGCGATCGCGTTTTCGTAAAGGTTAACCCATCAGAAGAAAAGACCGCGGGTGGTTTATATTTACCCGATACTGCAAAGGAAAAGCCTCAAGTAGGTGAAGTAGTAGCAGTAGGCGACGGTAAGATGAAGGACGACGGTGGTCGTCAGTCGGTGGATGTAAAGGTTGGTGATAAAGTTCTTTACTCCAAGTACGCTGGCACCGACATTAAGTTGGGTACCGACGAGTACGTACTACTCTCTGAGAAGGACATTCTAGCTATCGTTAGCTAG
- the groL gene encoding chaperonin GroEL (60 kDa chaperone family; promotes refolding of misfolded polypeptides especially under stressful conditions; forms two stacked rings of heptamers to form a barrel-shaped 14mer; ends can be capped by GroES; misfolded proteins enter the barrel where they are refolded when GroES binds): MAKRIIYNENARRALEKGMDTLAEAVGVTLGPKGRNVVLEKKFGSPQIVNDGVTIAKEIELEDHVENTGVSLIRQAASKTNDAAGDGTTTATVLAHAMVKEGLRNVAAGANAISLKRGIDKAATFLVGKIAEQARPVEDSKAIAQVGSISAGNDEEVGQMIAQAMDKVGKEGVISLEEGKSMFTELEITEGMRFDKGYISPYFATDPERMEANFDEPFILLTDKKIALVQDLVPVLEQVARSGKPLIIIAEDIEKEALATLVVNRLRGVLNVAAVKAPGFGDRRKAMLEDIAVLTGGQLVTEDAGLKLDATKIDMLGKARRISITKDSTTIVAEGNEAAVKSRCDQIRRQMDETESSYDKEKLQERLAKLSGGVAVVKVGAATETEMKDKKLRLEDAINATKAAVEEGIVPGGGTTLAHLAPQLEEWANGNLKGEELIGAMIVARALPAPLMRIAENAGQNGAVISERVKEKEFNTGYNAATNEYSDMFNAGIVDPAKVTRSALQNAASIAAMVLTTECIVVDKPEPKEGAGAGAGMGGGDFDY, encoded by the coding sequence ATGGCTAAGCGGATTATTTACAACGAAAACGCTCGCCGTGCTTTAGAAAAGGGCATGGATACTTTGGCGGAGGCTGTGGGTGTTACCCTTGGCCCCAAAGGTCGTAACGTAGTATTAGAGAAGAAATTTGGTTCACCTCAGATTGTTAATGATGGTGTGACCATTGCTAAAGAAATTGAGTTAGAAGACCACGTTGAAAACACTGGCGTATCTTTGATTCGTCAAGCTGCTTCCAAGACTAACGACGCTGCTGGTGATGGAACCACCACCGCGACAGTTTTGGCACACGCAATGGTTAAAGAAGGATTGCGGAACGTTGCAGCTGGGGCTAACGCTATTTCCTTGAAGCGTGGTATTGATAAAGCGGCAACTTTCTTGGTTGGTAAGATTGCCGAGCAAGCACGTCCGGTAGAAGATTCTAAAGCTATTGCTCAAGTTGGTTCAATTTCTGCTGGTAACGACGAAGAAGTCGGGCAGATGATTGCTCAAGCAATGGATAAAGTGGGTAAAGAAGGTGTGATTTCCTTGGAAGAAGGGAAGTCCATGTTCACTGAGTTGGAAATTACCGAAGGGATGCGCTTTGATAAAGGCTATATCTCTCCTTATTTCGCAACAGACCCAGAGCGCATGGAAGCTAATTTCGACGAGCCTTTCATTTTGCTCACCGATAAGAAAATTGCTTTGGTACAGGATTTAGTACCCGTTTTGGAACAGGTAGCTCGTTCTGGCAAGCCGTTAATAATTATTGCTGAAGATATTGAGAAAGAAGCTTTAGCTACCTTAGTTGTTAACCGTTTGCGCGGAGTACTCAACGTAGCTGCTGTTAAAGCACCCGGATTTGGCGATCGCCGTAAAGCAATGTTGGAAGATATTGCTGTATTAACCGGTGGACAGCTAGTTACAGAAGATGCTGGTTTGAAGTTGGATGCTACCAAGATAGATATGCTTGGTAAAGCTCGTCGCATTAGCATCACCAAAGACAGCACCACCATCGTAGCTGAAGGTAACGAAGCAGCAGTTAAGTCTCGCTGCGACCAAATTCGCCGTCAAATGGACGAAACTGAATCTTCCTACGACAAAGAGAAGTTACAAGAGCGTTTAGCTAAATTATCTGGTGGTGTAGCAGTAGTTAAAGTTGGTGCTGCAACCGAAACCGAGATGAAAGACAAGAAATTGCGCCTTGAAGACGCTATCAACGCTACCAAAGCTGCTGTAGAAGAAGGTATAGTTCCTGGTGGTGGTACAACATTGGCTCATCTTGCTCCCCAATTGGAAGAGTGGGCTAATGGCAACCTCAAAGGTGAAGAATTAATTGGTGCGATGATTGTAGCTCGCGCACTACCCGCTCCTTTGATGCGGATTGCTGAAAATGCCGGACAAAACGGTGCAGTAATTTCTGAGCGCGTTAAAGAGAAAGAATTTAACACCGGCTACAATGCAGCAACTAACGAATACAGCGATATGTTTAACGCTGGAATCGTTGACCCCGCAAAGGTCACACGTTCTGCACTACAAAACGCAGCTTCCATCGCGGCAATGGTGTTGACAACAGAATGTATCGTTGTTGACAAGCCAGAGCCTAAAGAAGGTGCTGGTGCTGGTGCTGGTATGGGCGGTGGTGACTTCGATTATTAA
- a CDS encoding CHAT domain-containing protein, whose translation MKKKILILAANPTDTSRLDLPQEVRQIQAVKRQAKYREEVGIISEWAVRVDDLHSHLLDYKPNIVHFCGHGTGDNGLVLENEYGQKQLVSSKSLADLFKLFDKNVECVVMNACYSEVQAKAIHEHINCVIGMNKAIGDKAAIKFATSFYNALINARNYQDSFEFGKTCLI comes from the coding sequence ATGAAGAAAAAAATCTTGATTTTAGCAGCGAATCCCACGGATACAAGTCGATTGGATCTACCTCAAGAAGTGCGGCAAATTCAAGCAGTAAAAAGACAAGCCAAATATCGAGAAGAGGTTGGAATTATCAGCGAGTGGGCTGTAAGAGTTGATGATTTGCATTCGCACTTATTGGACTATAAACCAAATATTGTTCACTTTTGCGGACATGGTACGGGGGATAATGGTTTGGTGCTGGAGAATGAATATGGACAAAAGCAACTTGTAAGTAGCAAGTCTTTAGCTGATTTATTTAAGTTATTTGACAAAAATGTTGAATGCGTGGTGATGAATGCTTGTTATAGCGAAGTACAAGCAAAAGCTATTCACGAGCATATTAATTGTGTAATTGGGATGAATAAAGCGATTGGAGATAAAGCCGCAATCAAATTTGCAACTAGTTTTTATAATGCTTTAATTAACGCAAGAAATTATCAAGATAGTTTTGAATTTGGGAAAACTTGCTTGATTTAA
- the cysW gene encoding sulfate ABC transporter permease subunit CysW, giving the protein MGKRLLILSAITYLGLVLFIPAINVFYQAFKGGIGQFFSYLMTDDFVSAVGLTLLIALIVVPINAIFGLCAAWVLARNRFPGRAFVMSILDVPFSVSPVVAGLMMILLYGQNGWFGGILNAINVRVIFAFPGMVLATAFVTMPFVAREVIPVLEEIGSSQEEAANTLGASHWQTFWRVTLPNIRWGLLYGLILTNARAMGEFGAISVVSGNIIRKTQTLPLFVEQAYKQYETETAFAAAVLLACLGFVTLVLKEILERKTTVSSEQ; this is encoded by the coding sequence ATGGGTAAAAGACTTTTAATTCTCAGTGCTATCACTTACTTAGGACTGGTATTATTTATTCCGGCTATAAATGTTTTTTATCAAGCTTTTAAGGGCGGTATTGGTCAATTTTTTAGCTACCTGATGACTGATGATTTTGTCAGCGCGGTGGGGCTGACTTTACTTATTGCTTTGATTGTAGTGCCGATAAATGCGATTTTCGGGCTTTGTGCGGCTTGGGTGCTTGCTCGCAATCGTTTCCCTGGAAGGGCTTTTGTAATGAGTATTCTGGATGTCCCTTTCTCGGTTTCTCCAGTGGTTGCTGGCTTGATGATGATTTTGCTTTACGGGCAGAATGGCTGGTTTGGAGGAATATTGAATGCGATTAATGTAAGGGTGATTTTTGCTTTTCCGGGAATGGTTTTAGCAACTGCTTTTGTAACTATGCCTTTTGTGGCAAGGGAAGTTATTCCAGTTTTGGAAGAAATTGGTTCTTCGCAAGAGGAAGCAGCGAATACCTTGGGTGCAAGTCATTGGCAAACTTTTTGGCGGGTAACTCTACCAAATATCCGCTGGGGTTTGCTTTATGGTTTGATTTTGACTAATGCCAGAGCGATGGGTGAATTTGGAGCGATATCTGTAGTATCTGGCAATATTATCCGTAAAACTCAAACTTTACCGCTGTTTGTGGAGCAAGCTTATAAGCAGTATGAAACGGAAACAGCTTTTGCTGCTGCAGTTTTACTCGCTTGTTTAGGATTTGTAACCCTGGTTTTGAAAGAAATTTTGGAACGGAAGACGACAGTGAGCAGTGAACAGTAA
- a CDS encoding sulfate ABC transporter substrate-binding protein: MGLWRFVARLMTRGGIKSFVLLFLLGLSISVSLISCSASNAQNSNRVDLTLVSYAVTKPAYRKIIPQFVQEWKQKHNQTVRFYESYGASGAQTRAVVDGLDADVVELALALDMQRIEKAGLIQPGWENEAPSNSMVTQSVAALVTREGNPKQINDWQDLTKDDVSIITANPKTSGVARWNFLALYGSQSETGAEDKALDFTSKVYQNVPILPRDAREASDAFFNQGQGDVLINYENELILAGLKGKPSNYIVPETNILIENPVAVIDKNVEKHGNRKVAEAFVEYLFTPAAQREFAKIGFRPVNPVVKQEFASKYPPVKTLFTVNELGGWDKLQDKFFADGAAFDEIQKKIGNR; this comes from the coding sequence ATGGGGCTATGGCGCTTCGTTGCCCGCTTGATGACAAGAGGGGGAATTAAAAGTTTTGTTTTACTATTTTTATTGGGTTTAAGTATAAGCGTTTCGCTAATATCTTGTAGTGCGTCGAATGCCCAAAATTCAAATCGGGTAGATTTAACGCTGGTTTCCTATGCAGTTACCAAACCAGCTTATAGAAAAATTATTCCGCAATTTGTGCAAGAGTGGAAGCAAAAACACAATCAAACCGTGCGTTTTTACGAAAGTTATGGGGCTTCCGGCGCTCAAACCCGTGCTGTAGTTGATGGCTTGGATGCTGATGTGGTGGAATTGGCTTTGGCTTTGGATATGCAGAGAATTGAAAAAGCCGGGTTGATTCAACCGGGATGGGAAAATGAAGCGCCGTCGAATAGTATGGTGACTCAATCTGTTGCCGCTTTAGTCACTCGTGAAGGTAATCCCAAACAAATTAATGATTGGCAAGATTTAACAAAAGACGACGTTAGCATCATTACCGCTAACCCAAAAACTTCTGGTGTTGCGCGATGGAATTTCTTGGCTTTATATGGTTCCCAATCGGAAACTGGTGCAGAAGATAAAGCATTAGATTTTACCAGCAAAGTTTATCAAAACGTTCCCATATTACCAAGAGATGCCCGCGAAGCCAGCGATGCATTTTTTAATCAAGGGCAAGGAGACGTTTTAATTAATTATGAAAATGAATTGATTTTAGCTGGTTTGAAAGGTAAACCGAGTAATTATATTGTCCCCGAAACGAATATTTTAATTGAAAATCCCGTTGCAGTAATTGATAAAAATGTAGAGAAACATGGCAACCGAAAAGTAGCAGAAGCCTTTGTAGAATATTTATTTACCCCCGCCGCACAAAGAGAATTTGCAAAAATTGGATTTCGTCCAGTCAACCCAGTCGTTAAACAAGAATTCGCCAGTAAATATCCTCCTGTAAAAACCTTATTTACCGTCAACGAATTGGGTGGTTGGGATAAATTGCAGGATAAGTTTTTTGCTGATGGTGCAGCGTTTGATGAAATTCAGAAGAAAATTGGGAATAGGTAA
- a CDS encoding response regulator transcription factor: protein MDLRATSATAMKEPSMKDHKRLLLIDDDPNLILLVKDYLEFRGYEVVTAENGREALEILEQDIPDMIICDVMMPEMDGYTFVEQVRQTERTSWIPVLFLSAKGQSADRVKGLNKGADVYMVKPFEPEELVAQVESSLKQTIRWKEHQAKGGENGSRIQVPFDVQLTPTELKVVQFVARGMANREIAEELNVSQRTVESHVSNMLGKTNLHNRTELARWAIENQMA from the coding sequence ATGGATCTACGCGCGACAAGTGCCACTGCTATGAAAGAACCCAGCATGAAAGATCACAAACGCTTACTGCTCATAGATGATGACCCCAATCTCATCTTGCTGGTAAAAGACTACTTAGAATTCCGAGGATATGAAGTCGTCACTGCCGAAAATGGTCGAGAAGCTCTGGAAATATTAGAGCAAGACATTCCAGACATGATTATTTGCGACGTGATGATGCCAGAAATGGACGGATACACCTTTGTAGAACAAGTCCGACAAACAGAACGCACCAGTTGGATACCTGTTCTCTTCCTTTCTGCAAAGGGACAAAGCGCAGATAGAGTGAAAGGTTTGAATAAAGGTGCCGACGTGTATATGGTTAAGCCTTTTGAACCTGAAGAACTCGTAGCTCAAGTTGAATCCTCGCTCAAGCAAACAATTCGTTGGAAAGAACATCAAGCTAAAGGAGGCGAAAACGGCTCTCGCATCCAAGTACCCTTTGATGTCCAGCTAACCCCAACAGAACTAAAGGTGGTGCAGTTTGTGGCTAGAGGTATGGCTAACAGAGAAATCGCTGAAGAATTAAACGTCTCTCAGCGTACTGTTGAAAGCCATGTTTCTAATATGTTGGGTAAAACCAACCTCCACAATCGCACCGAATTAGCTCGCTGGGCGATTGAAAATCAAATGGCATAA
- a CDS encoding tetratricopeptide repeat protein — protein sequence MLDLKNIPESGIPQIKIRDDSQSLLDPDLINKTNNSDIEPFQPIKYIPKVGNKNFVGRQDELAKIHDKFSETNNKVAISSVSGMGGVGKTELAIQYAQTYEDDYTGGICWLNVRDTNLAAEILKFVQQQMGLKVPQKDIQENPLTLEQQVAWCWQHWQPPEGLVLVILDDVTNLEGLSELLPSINRFRVLMTTRLRDIDTNVEEIPLDVLSAEEALELFKKLVGESKVNKDLETAQELCEWLGYLPLGIELVGRYIKKKPPHFTLKKMLEQLQQQRLHQDAMNPQQKGLRTAQLGVLDAFELSWKELNTTTREFAALLSLFAAEIFEWEWVESMTKSLNWNESDAEVAIEEVYQRNLVQSSEYEDAVYYQIHPLIREFLKDKLQASAQINELKQAFATTFIEIAQTIPESPTLDFINSVKNAIPHLTEVAENHLDAVSDENLVWPFIGNGRFYKQQSYTLAQPWYEQCLSTVRSRLGENHPDTATSLNDLAYLYSSQGKYEQAEPLYIQALEIAERVLGANHPNTVIIRNNFEYLWGKQ from the coding sequence TTGCTTGATTTAAAAAACATTCCAGAATCGGGAATACCACAAATAAAGATTAGAGATGATTCTCAAAGTTTACTTGACCCAGATTTAATAAATAAAACAAATAATAGTGATATTGAACCTTTTCAACCCATCAAATATATACCGAAAGTTGGCAATAAAAACTTTGTCGGCAGACAAGATGAACTTGCCAAAATTCACGATAAATTTTCGGAAACAAACAATAAAGTCGCCATTTCTTCTGTATCTGGTATGGGTGGTGTCGGTAAAACCGAATTAGCGATACAGTATGCACAAACATACGAAGATGATTATACTGGTGGAATTTGTTGGTTAAATGTTAGAGATACAAATTTAGCTGCGGAAATTCTTAAATTTGTCCAGCAGCAAATGGGTTTGAAAGTTCCACAAAAGGATATTCAAGAAAATCCGCTGACTCTGGAACAACAAGTAGCTTGGTGTTGGCAACATTGGCAGCCACCTGAAGGTTTGGTATTGGTAATTTTAGATGATGTGACTAATTTAGAAGGTTTATCTGAGTTACTACCATCTATTAACCGCTTCCGGGTTTTGATGACAACTAGATTGCGAGATATTGACACCAATGTTGAGGAAATACCCCTTGATGTGTTGTCAGCAGAGGAAGCTTTAGAATTATTCAAAAAGTTAGTTGGTGAAAGCAAAGTAAATAAAGATTTAGAAACAGCCCAAGAATTATGTGAATGGTTGGGATATTTACCTTTAGGGATAGAGTTAGTCGGAAGGTATATCAAGAAAAAACCTCCCCATTTTACTTTAAAGAAAATGCTGGAGCAGTTGCAACAACAACGACTGCATCAAGATGCGATGAATCCCCAGCAGAAAGGATTACGTACAGCCCAATTAGGAGTTTTAGACGCATTTGAATTAAGTTGGAAAGAACTCAATACTACTACAAGGGAGTTTGCTGCATTATTAAGTCTATTTGCAGCAGAAATTTTTGAGTGGGAGTGGGTAGAGTCGATGACTAAATCCCTCAATTGGAATGAATCTGATGCTGAGGTAGCTATTGAGGAAGTTTACCAACGTAATTTGGTGCAGTCTTCAGAATATGAAGATGCAGTTTACTATCAAATTCATCCTTTAATTCGAGAATTTTTAAAAGATAAATTACAAGCATCAGCACAAATCAACGAGTTAAAACAAGCATTTGCCACCACTTTTATTGAAATTGCTCAAACAATTCCTGAGTCACCAACTCTAGATTTTATCAATTCAGTCAAAAACGCTATTCCCCATTTAACTGAAGTTGCAGAAAATCACCTTGATGCAGTTAGCGATGAAAATTTAGTTTGGCCTTTTATTGGTAATGGGAGATTCTACAAACAGCAAAGTTATACATTAGCACAACCTTGGTATGAGCAATGTCTATCAACAGTGCGATCGCGTTTAGGAGAAAATCATCCCGACACAGCAACCAGTTTGAACGATTTAGCTTATCTCTACTCTAGTCAAGGAAAGTACGAACAAGCTGAACCCCTTTATATCCAAGCTTTGGAGATTGCGGAGCGGGTTTTGGGTGCAAATCATCCTAATACGGTGATTATTCGGAATAATTTTGAGTATTTATGGGGGAAACAGTGA
- the cysT gene encoding sulfate ABC transporter permease subunit CysT — translation MAVAESRIQNSKSKIQSPKFSLPWGITIGYLTIMLLLPVTALLLQASQVGVTEFWRIATSAIALSAYNVTFVTALIATAVNGAFGLLIAWILVRYDFPLKRLVDAAIDLPFALPTAVAGLTLANVYSENGWIGSLLAPLGIKVAFSRFGVFVAMLFISLPFIVRALQPVLQEMEHDIEEAAWSLGASKFQTFWQVIFPPLFPALLTGIALGFSRAVGEYGSIVIVSSNIAFKDLIASVLIFQRLEQYDYAGATVIGTVLLGISLLILLAINLLQAWGKRYQ, via the coding sequence ATGGCTGTTGCAGAATCTCGAATTCAAAATTCAAAATCTAAAATTCAAAGTCCAAAATTCTCTTTGCCTTGGGGAATTACTATTGGTTATTTGACTATCATGCTGTTGCTGCCGGTGACGGCTTTGCTTTTACAGGCTTCTCAGGTGGGGGTAACCGAATTTTGGCGAATTGCTACTAGCGCGATCGCACTTTCTGCTTATAACGTTACTTTTGTTACTGCGTTAATTGCGACTGCTGTTAATGGTGCTTTTGGTTTATTAATTGCTTGGATACTTGTTCGGTACGACTTTCCGCTGAAGCGCCTTGTTGATGCGGCAATTGATTTACCTTTTGCTTTGCCGACGGCGGTAGCAGGTTTAACTTTAGCTAATGTTTACTCCGAAAATGGCTGGATTGGTTCTTTGCTTGCGCCGTTGGGTATTAAAGTTGCTTTTTCCCGGTTTGGCGTTTTTGTGGCAATGCTGTTTATTTCGCTACCGTTCATCGTGCGAGCATTGCAACCGGTATTGCAAGAAATGGAACACGATATAGAAGAAGCTGCTTGGAGTTTGGGAGCGTCGAAGTTTCAAACTTTTTGGCAAGTGATTTTTCCACCTTTATTTCCAGCTTTATTAACGGGTATTGCTTTAGGTTTTTCTCGTGCTGTAGGAGAGTATGGTTCGATTGTAATTGTCTCCTCAAATATTGCTTTTAAGGATTTAATTGCGTCGGTATTAATTTTTCAACGTTTGGAACAATATGATTACGCCGGTGCGACGGTGATTGGAACTGTACTCTTAGGAATTTCACTGTTAATTTTATTAGCTATTAACTTATTACAAGCTTGGGGAAAAAGGTATCAGTAA